The window CTAGTTTGCCATTTAAGTGTGTTATTTTGGGGGTATCTATCCTTATTACTGTTTCTTACCATCTAGTGACTGCAGCAGAAGACGAGAGGATATTTCCAGAAACCTCCTAGCTGCTTTATGCAGTTCTTTTCTTGCTTTGTACGTGAGTTCTGGATGAGACACAGTATATATGTTATTACTACCCTGAGCTTTCAAGCTAAATTGCATCAGTTACACAAAAATATGGAGGTTTGGTAATTTAAAGAAACTCTATAGTAATAGCTGCTGTTAGTCAAAACTCTCAGTACAAGCTGGAAGGTGATCATATCAGGAGTTGATACCaaataacaggaaacacacagagaaTGGGAGGAAAGAACGGAGCAGAAGTCACTGTGCACCTGTGAAAGTCAGTCACATAAGATAGAGACAACAACATTACTGAGGCACACCTGCAGCAAGGTCCTCCTGGTCATCTGAAGGAGTGGGTTTGAGGTAAATGTAAGATTTGTATTTCTCCTGAAGAATGGCACGAGTGTCAAGTGTGACAGCCTTGTTCAAGTACTCCACTTCATAAGTGATGAAAAGATAGCTTCTGTAGAATGATGGTGGATTTACACTTTGTCATCAGCCAAATAAAACAATGATTCAAATCTGTTTTAACTTACCCCAAGACAACTGCGCCAGTTACTTTAGCAAACCTCCctaaattacaaaaaaagaataAGTTGACTTCTTAGATTTACTTAAATGTTAACTGCAATGATCTCCAAACTTACTGAACGTTTTCCAGTTTAAAGCTTTTCGGACCCCAGGTGTTCCAGCTGTGCTCAGCCTCCGACAGTGGATCAAACGGAGAGCTGCCACAGACATCCTTCACCTGCATGTGATCGGAACCAGAAAACCCACACCCAAAACTACAAATTCACGCTTCAGATTCACTTAAGGTAGATGCAGAGACAGAATCAGAGCCTTACTGCATATGTCAGGGACATATCAAAATCCACATCGACTATTATTCAGTTAACGCATAGCTAATGTAGATGCCGTTTGTTTATTATGAATTCCGGTGGCCTTTAGAACCTCAAAACAAGATAATGTCAACACTTGATAGAGTAAGCTAACTCCAGCGCACTGCATTCGGCTAACTTTAAAGACTGGCCAGTAGCTTAGTGGCGATAACAGCTATACGGTTTGGATAATGTTAAAGTTTCGTGTGGACGTACTTCACGGGTGGATGACGCTGCGTTGGTGTCGGCTGTCAAAATGTTTACATGGGTCTTTGCGGGTTTTTACCTTCAAAGTGTCAACCGTTTATAAATTAAAGTTGTCGCCTAAATATGACGTCATCACCCGCCATTAATGCCGCGACACAGTCGCTTAAATGTGATTTTCCACGCCTAATGAGTTTAATTCACcgttgttggatcgcaatacctcctgtatgtagctgccgatccgcgtgttcgttgaatgaagacttcgagaagaaaagtaccaatttcaaaatgtatttgacaatagaaccaattccagatacaaatattacagagctccgggccagttcataaccctaacaacaacagagttaatcgtcagggcacgaagtctgacaacctaactatcccttggcccagtcctttatagtcacacacatgcaaattcacaatgtccatgcaatccaatccagatcccccgctgagatgtcctcgtcctcttcctccagtcccctgcggtgttggtagggttcttcttttccattgttttcccaggtagccagatctcattcttcatgcaaatgtgatcatcaacaaccccctgatgtcctgtttacaatgagtgtttgacaccccctgcctgactggctcctgagataacagtagatcaaacaacaatcctgcaaatgtctctgttcttaattacatttagtctaccttgcctaacttctaagggaagacaggaacatatggtgaaacacataacaacaagataaagacaattctcaacaatcccccttttggcctagcctaagctaggccaatacaaacaattcattgacaactcctcttgatgtaatgaagaataatagacgtttaatcatggtgccatcgtctttagatgttcctcgatccgtccaagcgttctctgtgaattacctgctggggtacattgattacAGTAataccagtgttagggttaatgtgttagggtgttagtatgttagggttaacaagtaatgttcgctctgcaacttcaaagtggcccgtccacctgtgctctgaccaattttacttgatgactctcagaagaacccactcagctgtgtgtggaattcctggatccttactgactggttacagaggttgcctgttgggagagaaCTTAGAGattcgtttttagttgaacaaaataaaatctacatttcataaaagtgctgggctggcctatggattgtaaatctctattcttaaaatgagttccattgtcaaatctaatttgtttggggaaaccatgtgtcggattaatcaaaaatttaataacgctttttgcctcttctacttttacgggaaccgcctcaggccagccagtgtatgcatccactgcgaccaagaggtatcggaacccattgaccctgtctatcatatcagtgaaatctataattttcttgccctgccattggggcaactggaaactttccctcatatgtcgaattgttgattttacgttAAATTGTgggcatattgaacattctctgcatcattcgtggtttcccgcagtgttctcaggccgtgggcctcttccagaacggcatctaacagaccgggcgggagaacaggtctgccgtctgggatccaccaaattccttcaacttcaacttcacagccccccttttccttccaatcagttttttcatgtggaggagcttcttcttgatcacaactaagtctttccctgtcgtatcttggaagcatttcatgaaccgttttctctaccaacaacaaactgtaacttggtttataacctgccgccttctttgctgcctgatctgccgcctcattaccttttccctctaaagagttctccctgctgtgacctttgcattttacaactgcgacctccgctggctccatgagtgcctgtgtcagttgcctcatctctacttcatgttttataggtgagcctgatgctgtgttaaaccctgccctatttatcccttcatgtgtgtgtgtgttatgtgtggtgcagttaaaatcttgtccatcctggtctgtctaagtgaggtcatggtgaatgctgctgctgaccagtgataccacgcTATGTGTTGTAAGTACCGTCAGATCataacccatcactaaatgtaacactgcctggtacctccgggtagttgtgatatggacagtccctttgccaatgaccataccctttgcaggcgtgacactgatctcggcctaagtacccgcctatcaagccgtatccctgcccgccgtgtctcccacacatgcctccccttggactggcccaatacgggtttatcggagcaaaatcttgttgcggacataactgatctggctgcacctgccgaggaaactgctgaaccatctgtttctcttccttttgtttatcattaagctttttcagtgcttcatctaactgtatttttaggagctgttcctgcgctgtaatcacctcctctttctttccctgttgtttagctttaaatgtgttgatgtggtgtgaaagatgtctctcccagacatccgctgtgctgcctggaaggtcaggatttccttccatagcTTCTTTTActgattgtggaagtcctaaagtTATGGCCTGACGGAATAAAGTGGTGTgcaaattatctgagccaggatggcaccttgtggcacacatccattcctctaaagtctcctaaTGCCAGCTGCATGCacaatgctctgtgttaaactaaaaaggctggacatccacttgccgcctccctctgcgggtgggggcatcttatccactaaacaattgatgtctgtaattgcaaatggaacatataccggttcctgtcctcctcttttctgtatcagagggcctggaactgaaacgggccccttactccgcgtgtgtattcgtATTTGACCCGCCTCCTGTCAATggttcacctctatactcacactcactctcttctttatcactgccataaatcaattttaccttctcctccctgcagtcagccctggcaaatcctcctgagggatcaactctttttacttgttttatttgattgctagaagttttaaaaatatctaatgtagatttctgactatcctgttttttaaatttagtttgtTGTGAggttttagggcgaaccacctgagcttcctctctaaattcattttttcctaacttatctccatctcttcctgtccctgtttaatcctgctgacctgtctccaaagttcccacactgtttcacgtaactcctgcagttcttcatctctgtccacacctaactgaccactgttattagtcaaaactggcaattgatatgggggtggggaagtagtagtaggtaatgatgggtaaagagtggtgttaagtgtcaatgtctgatttaaatcttctaatggaggcttctcgacATTAGGCACTCGTGTAACCCCTTTAGATCTGCAattgtgcaccgctgcacatgccacagccacaacatgtatccttcgacgcctATCTTCTagctccttaccctgtttttgccatgatttccctgttataaaccctaattttggattatcaagatgatcctgtaatatagtatgaatttctgactcccacttacacaatgcttcagttaagttaaccttcacctctggagagggaaGAATCTTCTGCTtttgagcttccttccacaacttttttattgcatccaattctctttccctctcctcttctttcatgccactcaccacctgatcaagagtccacttccactgttcttccacagaccgaggatagggagaacattctccctgatccctacACGCTTTTCCACaatccagttccatctttaactatgctcccaagtgagattgaatgtgaatgactccaacggtcaactcaatgcctcagtgaaacaagcttctagatcaaacgtctttgatccggttccactcgggggttaattcccaaggacaaagagccttttaattcacgttcactctggcacttttccaccccacacaaaaacacaaatctcgggcgtcgggagtgtccgtcccgtcgactacgctccgagtcccaacccaaatctttatgatatacagtgcactgcatacagcaatacagcactgtactagctccggtttactctaaccgttacagcactgtactagttacggtttactctaaccgtctattccctgtttttatcaacagtacttccctgtgtatttcaacagtacttccctgtgttttacaacaacagtacttccggcctctaaccgtaattccctgtttttcaacagtacttccggcctctaaccgtaattccctgtatttttcaacagtacttccggcctctaaccgtatttccctgtttttcaacagtacttccggcctctaaccgtaattccctgtttttcaacagtacttctgGCCTCTAACCgtatttccctgtttttcaacagtacttccggcctctaaccgtaattccctgtttttcaacagtacttccggcctctaaccgtaattccctgtttttcaacagtacttctggcctctaaccgtaattccctgtatttttcaacagtacttccggcctctaaccccgtaattcctgttttttcaacagtacttccggcctctaaccataattccctgtttttcaacagtacttccccggcctctaaccgtaattcctgcagtcaatatttttatatttgtatctggaatttataactaggacacttcaattgacagtgacgacaaatttttggaaatagccaatctgcagagcttgattaaacaggtgtctgcttacctttttattagggatcccttgtcgtcagttgtcctccgaagtgaccgttgttgaattctttgcctcagatgacttctctcttcatcacgtcggggtcaccaaattgttggatcgcaatacctcctgtatgtagctgccgatccgcgtgttcgttgaatgaagacttcgagaagaaaagtaccaatttcaaaatgtatttgacaatagaaccaattccagatacaaatattacagagctccgggccagttcataaccctaacaacaacagagttaatcgtcagggcacgaagtctgacaacctaactatcccttggcccagtcctttatagtcacacacatgcaaattcacaatgtccatgcaatccaatccagatcccccgctgagatgtcctcgtcctcttcctccagtcccctgcggtgttggtagggttcttcttttccattgttttcccaggtagccagatctcattcttcatgcaaatgtgatcatcaacaaccccctgatgtcctgtttacaatgagtgtttgacaccccctgcctgactggctcctgagataacagtagatcaaacaacaatcctgcaaatgtctctgttcttaattacatttagtctaccttgcctaacttctaagggaagacaggaacatatggtgaaacacataacaacaagataaagacaattctcaacaccGTGAAACATTGAATCATCactgattttacattttattcaaaatataACATCACATGTCTGTTTTAGTGAGACATGTCTGCTTTCTGTTGACATATTGCACAGTCGTTTATCACACAGCATCAGAGCTAAATACATGATGCAGTGATTAAATACGTTAAAGCTCTTCACAATCAGTACAATCAAAAATGTTCTCATACATTCACTGGTActttgttctttaaatgaagactttaagtaaacaaatgtcaatttcaaaatgtatttagcaaacagaatcaattcaagatacaaatattacagagctctgggccggttcataaccctaccaacaacaaagtcaattgtcagggcatgaagtctgacaacctaactatcccttggcccagtttatatagaaagacatatgtaattattgatgctaattcagtccaatccagtccttcttcttgggtgacttcatcttcttcttcctgcctcatttggtgttggtgcagtccttctccattgtcttctcagatggccaggtcagaggtcttattcctgtccaggaacttatcaatcaccagtaaattatgctgtcatattttacgatgagggtctaccatttcctgtctgcctagctccaactgtctaagcagtattcatgtcaaagaagggtcaactgacttgcttatgtgtattcctactaaagattatatagtattcctaacttctaaactaactgtaacataaaacaaaaacatatacagtagtataacacatgctaataagataaaagatgctaacaagataaaataattctcttcaagaGACACCAGCAACAGAAACACAGCATCACTTATGTACTAACAAATCTAAAGACAAGCTGCTCAGATTTATGACAGTTAATTCCGTTTTTATATGACATCATGGTGCCACCCCCATCTCAGGTGCATGTTTCATCATAAGCTCTAAGAATGCCTTCATAGGCTGGAAGTAGTGACTGGTTAGGGAAACCACGCAGGTTATTGTTGCCCCAAAATGACACAAGTGTGGGTGGAGTTGCAGCACAGTCGGTTCCTGTCTGAACCAGTCCAGTTGACGTGGTCGGTGTAGGTGACAGACAGGTCTGGCTCCCCTCATCTGCCTCCCTTGTGAATTGGCTGTCCTGAAGTAGGAGATGAAAAGTGAAGCCCCTGAAGCTCGATTTGAGATTTGGGATCTGGTGAGGAAATTTGGCGGTATGACATGAGCGCTGCACTGACCAAACTGTTGTTGCTGTGACAATCATAGCTGCGGCTGCGGTTAAATCCTGGAAGGTTCCACCATGTGCGTGAACGGTGAGGTGGACAGCGGGTGATCCTGGCAGAACCTGTTTTGCGCCGGTACATCCAGGTCAAGATCACATTAGCCACTGCCCCTAAAATCAGACCCACTGCCATGGACACACAAAACGCTACGATCAAAGGGACtgtaaagagagaggaaaacaggatTTGAGAAAGgaatatgtgtttatttatcatTTGCATTCATGCCTTTCttcctgtgtttctttttatacaGATTTGAGTAAAGGGA of the Takifugu flavidus isolate HTHZ2018 chromosome 19, ASM371156v2, whole genome shotgun sequence genome contains:
- the myct1a gene encoding LOW QUALITY PROTEIN: myc target protein 1 homolog (The sequence of the model RefSeq protein was modified relative to this genomic sequence to represent the inferred CDS: inserted 2 bases in 1 codon); translation: MAENNTSPLLETLQSFDAVPLIVAFCVSMAVGLILGAVANVILTWMYRRKTGSARITRCPPHRSRTWWNLPGFNRSRSYDCHSNNSLVSAALMSYRQISSXQIPNLKSSFRGFTFHLLLQDSQFTREADEGSQTCLSPTPTTSTGLVQTGTDCAATPPTLVSFWGNNNLRGFPNQSLLPAYEGILRAYDETCT